Sequence from the uncultured Flavobacterium sp. genome:
ATCAGTGATTCTCTTTTTAGCAATTTCCATTTTTTCCATTTTTTTTAGTTCTTCTAATTTTTCATCTAAAATTAGCTCAATTCCAACTCTCAAAGTGTCAAAGTGTTCTAGACAAGTTTGTTCATCTAAAGAATGTATACCTAGGCTTAAGACAGAGTAAATAGATCTGTTTTCTACTAAAAAACTTGGCAAATACTCAGCAAGTAAAGCTATGCGATCATCCATTCTTCCTTTTTGAAAATCAGCATTATTTATTTTTTCATCTGCCTTTGCTTTTTCAAAAGCTTCAAAAATTAAATGTTCAAAAATTCGTCGTAAATAAACAAAAGAGCCGATTCCTACGCCATTAGCAGCTAATCCAATTGCTCGAGTGAATTCATTTAATTTTTCTTTAGATAATAATTTTCCATATTTTTTAATTTCACTAATGTGAAAGTCTGCGACAGTTGGATGTTGTCCAACTTTTAGTAGAATTTTGTTCTGGGGATCGTAGTGAAGATAAAACATAAAGGTGTCATCTGATCTTTTGCATTTTACTCTTTGTGCTGCATATCCTCCAGACTTAGTATATGCATAACTACTCCCTTGTAAGTCATTCATTACGTAGAATGTAGATTCAATTTTTTTCCAAGGATTATAACCATCAAAAATTACTTTAGTAGATGCATCAGTTATATTTAGAAAAATTTCCTCATTTTCAGCGGTTATTTCAAACTTAGTATAAATAGGTAAATCGAAAAAAAATTGTTGTAATGTCATAGTGTTTTTTAATTAAAAGATAACCAAATTCATTTCACTTTTTCAAATATCACCGCCGTATTACAACCTCCAAATCCAGAAGCTGTTTTCAAAAAGAACGCAATATTTCTCTCTTCATTTTTCTCTATAACATTAATAGATTCGCTTACGCCGATTTCGTCAAAACCTTTCGATTCAAAAAGTATATTTTGATTTGCGGATTCAATTGCGATTACGGTTTCTAATAATCCCGAGGCGCCCAATGTATGACCATAAAATCCTTTCAAACTATTTATAGGAACGTTTTGTAAATCTAAACGATTCAAAGCAATCGCTTCCATTTCGTCATTGAACGGAGTTGCTGTTCCGTGCGCTGAAATATAATCGATTTGATCTGGATTTATCTGAGCTTCTTTCAAAGCATTCTGAATACTTCTAAACAAACCTTCGCCTGTTCTTGAAGGTCCGGAAATATGATTGGCATCGTTTATCGAACTATCTCCAATAATTTTTATTTTTGCATTTTTGGCTTCCGCCGAAACTAAAACTGCTGCAGTTGCTTCGCCCAAACTTACGCCGGTTCTGTTTTTAGAATAAGGTTTACAAGGCAAACTGCTCATCGCCTGAAAAGCATTAAAACCAGACAAAACAAATTCTGAAACTTCGTCTCCGGCGATAACAAAAATGTCGTCGTAAAGCTCAGATTGAATCATTCTTTTGGCAACAGAAATGGCTAAAATTCCAGAAACACAAGCATTCGAAACTACAATTGGTTGTGTTTTAAATCCGAAGAAATCCGAAACATTTTTTGCTAAAACATCTAAATGTGCAATATTGAAGCTTTCTTCTGAATCATTTTTTAATGCGGTAACATTTCCTTTTGTGGTCGAAAGTATAAAAGCAGTTTTCGAATTTAATTCAACTTCTGAATTTTTGATAATCGGCTCTAAAGCCAAAATCATCATTTTCTCTAAACGAGAATATTTTGTTTTAGCACTTATTTTTGCAAAAGCACTGTTTATTTTTTCATCATTAATAATTGCAGCATAAAACGGAATCGGCATTAAGGAAGTATCTTCATGTAATTGAATACCGGATTCTCCACGAAGAATTGCTTCGATGTTGGATTCAACATCAAAACCTAAAGGCGTGATACAATTGGTTTTGGTGATATATACTTCTCTTAACATTTTTTCTTTTTTATTCCTGCAAGGTTTTTATGGCATGCAGATTCTACGGATTTAAACAGATTTACACTGATTTTTTTTATGTTTAATTCGTGAAAATTGGTGTAATTCGTGTTCTATTTTAAAAGCCCAACTTTTCGTTTCCATTCTTCATAAAAAGGAGGATTTGTTAGCATTAGATTTCCTTCTTTATCCAGAAATACCTGAACAGTTTCACCTGTGCACGCAACTTCACCTTTTTCGTCAATAATTCTAAAACGATAAATCATTTTGGCAGCCGGAGTATCAACAACGGTTGTTTCAATTGTTACGACATCGCCGTAGCGCAAAGACAATTTATGTTCGCATTTTGATTTTACGATTGGAGTTGTAAATCCCGTTTTGGCAATATCTAAATAGGTAAGTCCGTGTTCGCGTCCAAATGCCTCGCGTCCATCTTCAAAATAGGTAATATAATAGCCGTGCCAAACAATCCCGAGTGGATCAGTTTCGTTAAAACGAATTCTGATTTCATGCGAAACCGTTAAGGAAGTTGCTTCGTTATACTGTTCTTTTCTTTTTGTCATAGAATAATGCAATGCAAGTTGTGATTATGAAGAACAAAAATAACAAACTTATTTTTGGTATGATTTCCAGGAAAGAAACGTTGCGTAATAAAACATCATAAAACGCTTCAAGACCCCAATTCATTGGTGATGATTTTGCGATAAGCTGCATGATATTTGGCATTGCAAAAACCGGAACCCAGATTCCGCCAATTGCTGCAAGAATGATTACGCTTGTCGCGCCAAATGGTGCAGATTGTTCTTGTGTACTTGCAATAGTTCCCAATAAAATTCCGAAACCAATGGCTGCAAAACCTGAAAATAAAGCGACAACACTCATCAAAAACAAATGTCCTTCGACGTTTAAAGAAGGTAAACCAATATGCGGAAATAAAAATATTGCAACGGCAACCATCATATAAAACTGAATCATACAAATGGCTGAATAAGTAATAGTTTTACCAATAATCACAATTAAATTCGAAACCGGATTGGTCAATAATCGAACAAATGTTCCTTGCGATTTTTCTTTTACAATATTAATAGACAATGGAATTACGATAAAAAATATAGCAAAAAGTGTCCACGCGGGAACATTATGCTGCACCGAATTCGGTAACACTTCTTTGTTATTTACCTTTGGAACAATCTCTTTAAAAGTAATAAAACTCTTTTGTTCGAACTTAGTATTCTCTTCGCCTAATTGATTTTGAAAAGTCGTGTAAATTGATTTTGTTTCGATTTGAGAAATCATTTTATCAATAGAACTCATCACAGAATTTTTGAAACTAAGCTGAACTGCCGGATCAAAATATAATTTAACTTCTTTTTGCTGAATTATTTTTGAAGTTTTCGGCTTTGCAATTGTATCTGTAAAACCCATTTTGCTCACAATGTTTTCTACATTCTGATCCACTTTGGCTTGTAAATCTGTGCTTAGATTTTTTGGGATTATAATTGCCAGCTGAAACTTTCCTTTATAAACATTTTCTCTGGCAACTTCTTCAGTAAGCGGTTTATTGTCGATTTGTGTTACAACGCTAAAAAGCTGACTTTTTTCTAAATTATCAAAGACAGTTTTAGAAACCGAACCTTTGTCGTTGTCGACCAATAAAATCTGAATTTTATTATCGCTAACGGTTTTAAAAGTGCTGTCCTGAATTAATGTTACGGTGATTACCAAAACCAAAGGCATTATAAATAAAATGACTAATCCGCCTAAATCTCGTTTGAGCAGTAGAAATTCTTTTACGACTGACATCCAAATTTTATATATCATCTCTCAGATCTTTACCGGTTAATGAAATAAAAACTTCTTCAAGATTTCTCGCTTTTTCGGTCGAAGCAATTAATCCTGATGGAGTTCCTTGCGCATAGATTTTGCCTTGATCAAGAATGGCAATTGTGGTGCAAAAATCTTCGGCTTCAGCCAAATGATGTGATGTATAAATAATCGTAGTTCCGTTTTGATTTAGATGTTTTAGATATTCTATAATCGCATTTTTCGATTGTACATCAACGCCAACGGTTGGTTCATCCAGAAATAAAACTTTTGGATTGTGCAGAATTCCCGCAATCAAATTGACTCTGCGTTTCATTCCGCCTGAGAAAGTTTCGATGCGTTTGTCGGCAAATTTTAAAAGTCCCAAAAGATCTAAAGTTTCGATTACTTTATCTTTCAAATCAGAACCTTTTAATCCGTACATGCTTCCAAAATAATGCAAATTTTCGCGAGCTGTCAAAGTCGGATATAAAGCATATTCCTGAGGTACAACTCCAATGATTTTTTTGATTTTGGAAGAATCGCTGGCATAGTTCAAACCATCAATTGTAAAATGTCCTGAAGTTGGTTTTATCAATCCGCAGAGCATCGAGATTAGCGTGGTTTTTCCGGCACCATTTGGACCTAATAAACCAAAAATCTGACCTTGATTTATATCCAGCGAAACATCGTTCAAAGAATACATTTCTGCATTTTTGTACTTTTTCGAAAGGGATTCTATTTTTATTACGGTTTGCAAAATATATTTAGCTAATTGCTTTTTTTAGTTTTTTGAAAAATATTTCTTCACGATTGGCAATGTCCAAAAGTTCATCTGCAATGGCATTGTAAGCGTCTTCTTTGGCACTTCGGTTTTTATAAATGCGAGAAGCTTCTACAGCAAAATCTCTCCAGGAATCTCCAATTTGTGTCATTTCTTTCGAAAGAACTTTCAATTCTTCGTTGTTTAAAATAACCGAAGCTTCTTGTAAAAATGCTGCATATATAAAACGAAAACCTCCGCCGCCAGTTCCAATTTCTTCCTGCATACGAACCATTTGTGCGAGATAATGATTTGCTTTTCTAACGCCGTGTTTTAAAGGCCATTTTCTAATTTGTCGTGATATGAATTTAATTCCGCGAACGCCAACAATTGGCATTGGCGCAAGCATATCGCGACAGGTATTTTTGATTCCTTTAATGATGGCGTTTTTAAAATCAACATCTTTTGGAATCTGAATTGGATAATACATTTGTCCTCTTGGAGCAAAAGCGCCTTTGGCAAAACGTACTTTATCTAACTCTTCGTGTGTCAAAGTGGTAACGGTTTCCATTACCGGATCGCTGATTAAATAATCGGTTTCGGTTTTTCCGTAAACAACTAAATTGTGTGCGTTGAAGTGAAAACGGTATTCATCAGGAAAATAACTTAAATGATAAACACCAACTTGTAATCCGGTTGGGATATTATTTTTTAGATTTTCGTCTAATGCTTTATTGGCATTAATTGTTGAAGAAAATTTTTGTCTTTTTATTTTTAAATTTAAACGATTGGCAACTTTATTAAAAATCTGTCCAGGCAAAGTTCTGTAACTGATTGCAGGCGCATGATTTACTTTTATAAAAGGCAAATACACGAAGAAAAGTCCGGAACCAATACCAAAAACCATTGGTTCGCTGATATTTAATCCGTTGTTTTTTAGCAGATTTGAAGCCACTCCATTTTCACAATGAGCAGATTGATGGTGTGTAAAACTAGTTTGCATTAATCGGTTTTAATATTTTTTAATTCGGCTATTGAAATCTCAAAGGCGTCGGCATATTTCTGTAAAATTTTGTCACTTAATTTAGCAAAAACAGTTGGTTTAAAATGTCTTTTTACGCGCCATTTCCACATCTCAACATAACCTGCAAGAATGGTAAGATCCATTTTATTGAGTTCCATATAATAACAAATCGGACTTAATTCACCAATCTGAACTTTCATTTTTGCTTCTTCTGCACGTTCTTTTATATCGTCAATTGCGTTAGAAAGTGCAATGGCTTTTGGTTCCCAACCGGTACTTAACGCGGTTGTATAATTGCCATTTTCATCGGTAGCGTAAACAAGTTCCTTCAGGTTCTTTTTGCTTAAATTTCCATCGTGCTGAGGTACATTTTCTTTTTCCATGACGGTTTTTTTTAATCTATATCATTAATCGTATAAAAACTAGAATGGGTAATATTTCGATTATAATTAATAAAGTGAGATTTATGAGGGCTAAATTTTTATTTTTTTTGACAAAAAAATAAATCATTTCTAACAACAGAAATAGACAGTAAGCTTGACTTAAAAAGAAAGCTAATTCATCGGAGTTTATTATAAAAACAGCAATAAGTAGCAATATTAAAATTCCTATTCGAATTAGTAAATGATTAAGCGGTTTTTTTGTATCCATTTAATTATTCTTCAACTGAAATTGTCTTTTGAATAAACAAATTAATTTCGCATTCTAAAAGTATTTTGTCTTCCAATAAACTTTCGCAACTCATTGTACATAAAGTATAATCGTCGCCTATAAATTTCGAAACCAGATTTGCTTTGGTAATAATTGTATCACCAGCTTTTGGCAGCGAATGTATTTTCAGATTTTTTAATGCGCTGATAAAACCAATCACATTTACGTTTTCATTTTCTGTTCCGTCTTCTTCAAAAAAATACTTTTTGCCTACAATTGCAGAACAAGTTTGTGCTGTATTTTCGATTAAACCGGCTTCGACAAAAATGTTATTATCGACAAAAATATTGTCTTCTTTTATCAGAAATGTCGTTTCTACAAAATTTGAATTTATGTCCAAAATTAGATCAACCATAAGCATAGGCGCTCGGTGCGGAAGATAATTTTGTATGTCAACTCCAATTTTCATACGTATATTATTTTGCCAAAACGGTTTTCATTTGTCCGCGGGCAATTTCTTCATTATTCAAAGTAGTCACAATATCAACCAAAGTTATTCCTGCAAATTCCTGCAGAATAGTTACAGCTGATTGAATTGTATCGTCGACTTTAGGAAACTTTTTTATTTCAATATCTTTTATCGAACCAATATAACCTGTTGGTGCTGTTTCGTTTTTCAAAAAATATTCATATCCTGTATGCAACGCCACAGATTGTGCCATATGCTCGATTATTCCTGCTTCTAAAAAAGAGTTATTATCAACAAAGATATTGTCGCTCTGAATTTTTAAACCGGAAACCAATGATGTTTCGGTATAAGAATACATTTTATCTACCATAACAAAAGGAAACTTTTGAGGTAATAAATTTTCGACTGCTTCTTTATTTAAAAGAGATATTGTTTCCATTAGCAAACAGTTAAATAAGCGTAGGCAAAAGAGAATCTTCCGCTTTCCGGAACTGATAATAAAATGCGATCTCCTTTTTTTAGTTTACCGGAATACATTAATTCTTCAAGTGCAATATAAATAGAAGCCGAACCAACATTACCAACTCTCAAAAGGTTCATAAACCATTTTTCGTCCGTAAGTACAATTCCTTTTTCGTTTAATCCGTTTTTTAATCCTTCTACAAAAAAGTTAGAAGAAACATGTGGTAAAAAATAATCAACCTGATCTGCCGTAATATTGTGCTTTGCCATTGCATCGCTCATACTTTCGACACCTTTAGGCAGGATAAATTCGTCTAATATTTTTACATCTTGTTTTACCGCAAATACAGATTCGGTTAACCATTGCTCTGGATTGTAATCGCTCCAGGCTTGGATTTCGCCATTTTCTAATTTATCTCCACCGGCATACATGCAAGTTTCCAATTCGAATGCATAAGAATACGCTTCCATCCATTCGATTTTTAATGAAATTTCTCCGCTTGGTTTATTTTCTAATAAAAATGCTCCGGCTCCATCAGATAACATCCAACGTAAAAAATCTTTTTTGAAGGCAATTATAGGTTGTTCTTCAAGGTTTTTTAAATTGATAATTTCGTGATTGTATTTTGGAGAAGAAAGCCATGTTGAAACTTTTTCTGATCCCGTGCAAATGGCATTTTTTGAATTTCCTGATTTTATCGAAAGAAAACCATATTTCAGCGCATTCATTCCGGAACAGCAAATACCCATCGAAGAATTTAATTCGACCGATCTGTTTTTTAATAAACCGTGAACCATTGCAGCATGCGACGGCGCCAAAACATCAGGCGATGAAGTTCCGCAAGAAAGGACTTCCAGATCCTGATCTGTAAAATTTTCATCAAATAGTTGTGCAACGGCATTTCGTGTTAACTCAGCGTTACTATGTGTACTTTTTCCGTTTTTATCAACGGCGTAATATCGGGTTGTAATTTTATTATTACGCAAAATAATACGTCTTGCCTTTGAGGCAGTGTCATTTATCAGGCCTAAATAATCTTCCATTTCGTCATTTGAAACAGCTTCATTCGGCAAATATTTTGCGGCTTTGGTAATATATACGTCAAACATAATTAAATTTCGTATTCTAAACTCCTTGATAATATTGAGTTTCTTTTTTTATGGTTTTGAACTTGAATGGATAGGTAATAAGATGCAATATATAGACTATTGGCGAGATTAGCCATATTGCAAGGAATAAATAAACATAAAATATTTTAAGAAGCGTTTTCCTGTTTTTTTGATTCTTATGAATCAGATTTGACCACTTATTAAAAATTTTATTGGCCGTTTTATCTACAGTTACTAAATACGGACTGATTTTTACGGCGCCTATTTCGACTAATTTTGGCTGTAAATCGTCAAGTTTGTTTTGTTTAAATTCCGAAAGCATGATTTCTCCAAATTTATCAGACTCCTGAATGTCTTTATCAGAAACTCCGGGAAGCGGAAAAAAGCCAAGATATCTTTTCTTTACGCCAGAAAACATCCAATTTACAATTGTGATTACGCTGATTAAATTTCCAACGCGATCTACTAATGCAACATTTCCAACTAATTTTGCATTTGCATCACGTAATAAAACTTTAATTTTTTCCTGAGCCATAACCCACATATTACGAGAACCATTAATAGTTATAACGGGAGTATTGTTTAATATTGTCTTGGCTTCGGCACTTTTTAAAAAGGAATTAATAGGAATTGAAGGCGATAAAAACCAAACTTGATAATGAAAAAGAACTAAATCAAATTTTGTGTTTAAAATTTCTTCAGAAACCGGTTTAAGTTTTGTTGGAATCTGCAAAAAAGATTCCGGAAAGGCATCAAAAAAAGAAGTTTTATTCCAAGGAAATGGGAATGGCTTTTCTAATTGTATTTCGTGAAAAGTTACTTTTATTTCTTCTGAATTTAAGAATGGCTTTGCAATGTTTTTCGCAATCGATTCTAGTTGTCCGGATTGGGAATAAAAAATAACGAGAACATTTTTCATTTTGTTTGTAGGCTTTGGTTGCAAACAAAAATAAGTAAATTTATTTAAACGAATTTTCTTGTTTAATGTTTAACGTTTTTGCCCTCGGGTTGAACGGATTAAACGGGTTTTCGCTGTTTTTTTGGTTCTCGCAGAGACGCAAAGTATTTATGTTGGATTCTTAAATTGGCTCGCTGATTTAACGGATTAAACGGGTTTACGCTGGTTTTTTTTGGTTCTCGCAAAGACGCAGAGGCGCAAAGTATTTATGTTGGATTCTTAAATTGACGCGTTGGTTTAAAGGATTAAACGGGTTTTCGTATGTTTTTTTAATTCTATCGCAAAGTCGCAAATAAATAAAAAAAGATCAGTGTAAATCTGTTTAATCCGTTAAACCCGTGGGCTATTTTTTCAAATCATTCCAGAAATCGAAATAATTGAACCATTGCAATGGATATTTCTGTACGATGCTTTCAACGCTTTTTACGTATTCTTTCAATAGTGCTTTTTCGTCACGATGTTTTACGGTTGCTTCTCTTGCGTATAAATGATAATGTAAGTTGGGTTCTTTCATTACATAAACAAAAACAACGGGAACTTTTAGGCGTGAAGCAATCAAAAATGGACCAGCCGGAAAGTTAGCATCTTTACCCAGAATTTCTTCAGAAAGAGATTTGGTGCCTTCAAAATAACGATCGCCGGTAAAACAAACTAATTCGTTATTGGCCAAAGCTGCATTGATCTCAAAAATATGAGATAAATCGTCTCTGATAATTATAAATTTTACGGTTGGTTTTTGGGTAACACTTTCCAGATAATTTTTTATCGCAGAATGTTCTAAATCTGTTGTAACTAAATTGATTTGAAAGTTAAGATCGATATCACCGAGAAAATGTTCAGCAATTTCAAAATTTCCAATATGAGCGCTAATTAAGACACCGCCTTTTTTTTCGGCAAGAAGTTTTTTCAGAGTCTCGATTCCGTCAAATTCATAAGTGAACTTATTTCGCATTCCTGCAGAAATGGAAACTTTATCAATAATAGTCTGTCCAAAAGTGTAATAACTTTTGAAAACCATTTTTCTTGATTTGAAATTGGAATAGTTCAGTCTTTCTTTAAAATAATAAAAAATAGCCTGATTGCTTTTCTTCAGAAACAAAAAGTAGTAAGAAGCAACAAAATAAAGTAAGACATAAGCAGCCTTTACACCCGCTTT
This genomic interval carries:
- a CDS encoding beta-ketoacyl synthase N-terminal-like domain-containing protein, with amino-acid sequence MLREVYITKTNCITPLGFDVESNIEAILRGESGIQLHEDTSLMPIPFYAAIINDEKINSAFAKISAKTKYSRLEKMMILALEPIIKNSEVELNSKTAFILSTTKGNVTALKNDSEESFNIAHLDVLAKNVSDFFGFKTQPIVVSNACVSGILAISVAKRMIQSELYDDIFVIAGDEVSEFVLSGFNAFQAMSSLPCKPYSKNRTGVSLGEATAAVLVSAEAKNAKIKIIGDSSINDANHISGPSRTGEGLFRSIQNALKEAQINPDQIDYISAHGTATPFNDEMEAIALNRLDLQNVPINSLKGFYGHTLGASGLLETVIAIESANQNILFESKGFDEIGVSESINVIEKNEERNIAFFLKTASGFGGCNTAVIFEKVK
- a CDS encoding acyl-CoA thioesterase; translation: MTKRKEQYNEATSLTVSHEIRIRFNETDPLGIVWHGYYITYFEDGREAFGREHGLTYLDIAKTGFTTPIVKSKCEHKLSLRYGDVVTIETTVVDTPAAKMIYRFRIIDEKGEVACTGETVQVFLDKEGNLMLTNPPFYEEWKRKVGLLK
- a CDS encoding ABC transporter permease; this encodes MIYKIWMSVVKEFLLLKRDLGGLVILFIMPLVLVITVTLIQDSTFKTVSDNKIQILLVDNDKGSVSKTVFDNLEKSQLFSVVTQIDNKPLTEEVARENVYKGKFQLAIIIPKNLSTDLQAKVDQNVENIVSKMGFTDTIAKPKTSKIIQQKEVKLYFDPAVQLSFKNSVMSSIDKMISQIETKSIYTTFQNQLGEENTKFEQKSFITFKEIVPKVNNKEVLPNSVQHNVPAWTLFAIFFIVIPLSINIVKEKSQGTFVRLLTNPVSNLIVIIGKTITYSAICMIQFYMMVAVAIFLFPHIGLPSLNVEGHLFLMSVVALFSGFAAIGFGILLGTIASTQEQSAPFGATSVIILAAIGGIWVPVFAMPNIMQLIAKSSPMNWGLEAFYDVLLRNVSFLEIIPKISLLFLFFIITTCIALFYDKKKRTV
- a CDS encoding ABC transporter ATP-binding protein, which codes for MYSLNDVSLDINQGQIFGLLGPNGAGKTTLISMLCGLIKPTSGHFTIDGLNYASDSSKIKKIIGVVPQEYALYPTLTARENLHYFGSMYGLKGSDLKDKVIETLDLLGLLKFADKRIETFSGGMKRRVNLIAGILHNPKVLFLDEPTVGVDVQSKNAIIEYLKHLNQNGTTIIYTSHHLAEAEDFCTTIAILDQGKIYAQGTPSGLIASTEKARNLEEVFISLTGKDLRDDI
- a CDS encoding BtrH N-terminal domain-containing protein yields the protein MQTSFTHHQSAHCENGVASNLLKNNGLNISEPMVFGIGSGLFFVYLPFIKVNHAPAISYRTLPGQIFNKVANRLNLKIKRQKFSSTINANKALDENLKNNIPTGLQVGVYHLSYFPDEYRFHFNAHNLVVYGKTETDYLISDPVMETVTTLTHEELDKVRFAKGAFAPRGQMYYPIQIPKDVDFKNAIIKGIKNTCRDMLAPMPIVGVRGIKFISRQIRKWPLKHGVRKANHYLAQMVRMQEEIGTGGGGFRFIYAAFLQEASVILNNEELKVLSKEMTQIGDSWRDFAVEASRIYKNRSAKEDAYNAIADELLDIANREEIFFKKLKKAIS
- a CDS encoding ABC transporter permease, with product MKIGVDIQNYLPHRAPMLMVDLILDINSNFVETTFLIKEDNIFVDNNIFVEAGLIENTAQTCSAIVGKKYFFEEDGTENENVNVIGFISALKNLKIHSLPKAGDTIITKANLVSKFIGDDYTLCTMSCESLLEDKILLECEINLFIQKTISVEE
- a CDS encoding beta-ketoacyl-ACP synthase III codes for the protein MFDVYITKAAKYLPNEAVSNDEMEDYLGLINDTASKARRIILRNNKITTRYYAVDKNGKSTHSNAELTRNAVAQLFDENFTDQDLEVLSCGTSSPDVLAPSHAAMVHGLLKNRSVELNSSMGICCSGMNALKYGFLSIKSGNSKNAICTGSEKVSTWLSSPKYNHEIINLKNLEEQPIIAFKKDFLRWMLSDGAGAFLLENKPSGEISLKIEWMEAYSYAFELETCMYAGGDKLENGEIQAWSDYNPEQWLTESVFAVKQDVKILDEFILPKGVESMSDAMAKHNITADQVDYFLPHVSSNFFVEGLKNGLNEKGIVLTDEKWFMNLLRVGNVGSASIYIALEELMYSGKLKKGDRILLSVPESGRFSFAYAYLTVC
- a CDS encoding dialkylrecorsinol condensing enzyme DarA codes for the protein MKNVLVIFYSQSGQLESIAKNIAKPFLNSEEIKVTFHEIQLEKPFPFPWNKTSFFDAFPESFLQIPTKLKPVSEEILNTKFDLVLFHYQVWFLSPSIPINSFLKSAEAKTILNNTPVITINGSRNMWVMAQEKIKVLLRDANAKLVGNVALVDRVGNLISVITIVNWMFSGVKKRYLGFFPLPGVSDKDIQESDKFGEIMLSEFKQNKLDDLQPKLVEIGAVKISPYLVTVDKTANKIFNKWSNLIHKNQKNRKTLLKIFYVYLFLAIWLISPIVYILHLITYPFKFKTIKKETQYYQGV
- a CDS encoding lipid A biosynthesis acyltransferase, yielding MSQWDGKSKGTVLGYRIFVFLIQKAGVKAAYVLLYFVASYYFLFLKKSNQAIFYYFKERLNYSNFKSRKMVFKSYYTFGQTIIDKVSISAGMRNKFTYEFDGIETLKKLLAEKKGGVLISAHIGNFEIAEHFLGDIDLNFQINLVTTDLEHSAIKNYLESVTQKPTVKFIIIRDDLSHIFEINAALANNELVCFTGDRYFEGTKSLSEEILGKDANFPAGPFLIASRLKVPVVFVYVMKEPNLHYHLYAREATVKHRDEKALLKEYVKSVESIVQKYPLQWFNYFDFWNDLKK